TTCCAATCAAAATGATATACAAGCTGGAAACTCCCCTCGGAAATGGTCACACATGGACACGGGCTGCTGTTTCCCACACTGGCGGCTTTGACAGGGCATCAGAACATTTGCCCAATAGTTGGCAAACAGATCACAGACGGAAAAGAAATCAAGGCTAGCTGATGATACGGCTTATTGACTGCAGGGAAGGGAACTCCTCGTTGTCCCTGTTGTGCAGGGTCTTGTGGGAGTTGAAGTCTTTAGGGGCCAGTACCTGTCTACAAGTGGGACACACCTGGCAGTCCAGCTCAGCTGCTGCGTTGTCCGCTGTGGTCGGCTTCATCCAGGCgttcttcttgttcttgttcttctttcctcctccgGCGCCGGACTGCTTCTCCAGCGCCTTACAGTCACCATGGGCGGTCAGCAGCTCCTGCTGCTTGCTCGTGTCCGGCAGGAGAACCAGCAGCTCGTTGAAGATGCGGTTGAAGTCGTCGCCGAGCAGTTCCCTACAGCTGCAGTGGTACTGGGCTGCTGATATCACACCCTGAGaatcaaaagagagaaagggacaCCTCAAATAGATATATTTAATAACTAATGATGTCACAGCCGTAGAGAAAATTAGGCTTATCTTGAAATGTTGTGCGTCATTTGAATGATTTCCTATTATTAAAGAGATGAAGTTTCTACTTTTGATTTGCAGCATTTAATCAAATTTgaactttttattgatttaatttgtgtttatttggaTCAAGAGTGCCCCTTTAATCCATCCTGCTATCACAAATTGATCCAGCTGTCATAAGCAAGTACAGTATTTTTTGAAGAACTAATAAGTGTTTGTTATTATTCATGCACAAGAAATGGATGAAAAGGAGAACCTGTCTGAACTGCGCGGAGAAGTTCTTGAACTCGTTGAACTTTGACTCATCGTTGTGGAGGTACTTCCTGATGGACTGGATCAGCTCCAGGTTCCTCTGGTGAAAGTCCTCTGGTACCAGGTAACCACTGCTGGATATCTTGGGGGGTCTGAGAgattcggggggggggggggggcacacatAAACTCACTTTGCACCTAACAGGGTCAATGTTAACATTTCATAAGTAGCctgtttgtataaaaaaaaaaaaaaaaaaaaaggggaggtTGTCTCACATGTTGACTGCAGAAGGAGCCGGCTCCACCACGTTGCTGTTGAGGGGGATCCCAGTGAAGCCTGGGGGAGGTTTAGTGGCTGAGACCCCCAGGCCTGGTGGAGGTGGGGGCACAGCGGAGGATGGGGCGGGAGCCGAGGACTTCACAGGGAAGGAGGTCTTGAAGCCTGAAAGATAAAAAGAGTGTGAGTCctcttattattttatattgagGCAGGATAACATGATCTAAATAATAAAGACTCAGGGGGCGGCAGTAAGGACTTGGGTTGAGAACttgagggtcgctggttcagtCCCGTTACCAACAAAATATGGAAATTCCCACTAGTTGCTGCTAAAATAAAGTAGAGAGTGTTAAAAGTCAAAGTGCTGTACCTGGTGGAGGTTTGTTGGCGATGAGAGCAGGGAACTCTTCCTCCTGTTCCAGAGGGGGGTCTGTGTTGGGGTTTGACTTCACAGCGACAGCCTCCTTGCTTATTCGTGTAGATTTTTCCGGGTGACCATTAGTCAATCCACTTGTAAGCGGTGCAGTCACAGTACCAGACGGTTTGATCCACGTTTTCTCAGGTACGTTCTCCTTCTGTGCTGCCGTTTCCACTGAGATTGAGCTCGGCGTTTGTGTGGTCCCTGACGCCGAGGACACAGACGTGGAGGGAGCGGCGGTGTTCTTCggcgtttttttcttcttgctgGCTTTAGAGGCAGATGGATCGTTGCTGGGGGTCGGGTTGGGAGTGTTGGAGGTCGCTGTGGGAGGTTtgctgtttcctcctttaactGTGAGCAGAGAAGAGATATCCAACATGGTGGGCACCGAGCGGAACTCCTTCTGCGTCAATCCTCTGCCGTCGTCATCCGAAGAAGGCGGAGAGCGAGTGGACGCCGCTTTCCCATTCTcccctactttttttttcttgcgtGAGGACGACGAGGTTGATgaggagaggagctgagggCCGGAGGAGACGGAGGGGACCTGAGTGGGAGCTCTGGAGGGAGGAGGCGGTTGAGCGGTGGGTTTAGCTACAGCAGTGTGGCCTGACCAAGCCGACTTGTTGCCGGCTGCGGTTTTTAGGGGCCGGATTTTGGAGACGAGAGCGGGGAAGTCCTCCTCGTGGAATGAGGAAGTCTTCCTGGGTTGGGCTGAGTACGCCGGGGTCATGGGCGATGATACAGCAACAGCTGAGAGGCTCGGGAAGTCGTCTTCTTTCAAAGCAGTTTGGACTGCTGTTACTACTGCGGGAGCTGGCTTTACActgaagacacagacacaactcAAAGTAAATATTTCAGCACAGGATGGTTTATACGAGGATTTCAGCTTGAACTGTGAGGAAATTAATTACATGGATGCGGCTGCTGTGGCTCCCAACACTGGAAAGTCATCTTCTTCTGGATTATTGCTCTTCATTGTTCTTACTGTGAAAtagaacaacaacaataaaaactctGAGTGAATTCTTGATTCTGCTAAAGACTACAGGGATCCCATGAGATGAGGCAAAAACACACCTGGAGGTTTGCTTGTTGGTTTGATTTGTCCGGTCCGGTGTCTGGGCTCCTCTGGTTCAGGTCTCTCCGTTCTCTCCTCTCTGGAGTGTTTGAGAGCACTCCTCTCCTGCATTGCCGCCCTCTCCTCTTGTCTACGCATAGCCATGGAGGCCCGCCGAGCAGCTGCCAACTCCCTGTCCTCTTCCTCACTGTGAGGACAAGAGCACAGTCACATATCGTACACTGTTGTTTCGCATTAAGACAGCTAAACATAAATACTAAAACAGATTCTCCATCGCattgtgagacacccaaagatccCCAGCCCTACTATTGAAACTTAAATAAGTCACAGGTGTACAACTGGTGCATCCTTGTGCACATaaagaagctgcttcatactcttcaCTGCTTGccagtgtgtttttctttttctattttgtgAGTGCAGACTCACCGAGAGTATCTCCAGCTCTTCTGTCCTCCCTGGAGCcgtgctcctcttcctcctcgatTTTGACGCATCTCCTCATAGTCCTCACCCGTCACCATACCTACGGACACACTTGTGTTTACTCACAATCACAGATTTCAAACCAGTTATATCAACAACAATCCTCTATAATAGAGAGATTGatatcttttttattattattaaaaaataataatatgatCACTTACCATCATTTCTCCTCTGTTGTCTTGGAGCATAGTTAAACTGCAGGTCGATGTGGCGGTTCTGCCGCGCCTCCGCTCGGTTCTTGCTGTGTGCGGCGGCCTTGTGGGCCTTGTAGTCGATCTCAGAGCGGAAGGCGTGGGTGAACTGTTCCGTGGCACAGCGGCCCTCCTCACACAGATAGTGACTCTCTCTGAAGTGGTCGCTCAGGTACGGATAATCACTGTTGTTTGCAAATTCAAACTTTCACagttagttttgtatttttgaagaCGACTCGTATACACATTGTGATTTTAGTAATTAAAACTGAACAGAAGCAGCATGCAAACTGTAATACCAAGTGTTGTTTCTGAGCTTTTTTTAATACACACCTGTAATATTCCTGCGAGCCATCTGCGTCACAGAAATGACAGAAGTAGTGGTCCCTGCGCAAATGCTTTAGCAGCTCATCGTTGTCAAGATAGCGGTCGTCACAGAACTTGCAGAGTGGGTGTCCTCTGTGGCTCGTGTCGTCCGGGTCTCCATGTGCTCTGTGACGTGCAAGCTCCTTCCGGTTGTACCACTTGCGCTCATGAGAAAAGATCTGGAGGAGGATTAAAGTTTAAATTCTCTTACAGCTCTACTAACTTAAATTATCCAGTCTGATGAGAGATGACATGTTGTAAAAAAGACCGCAGAGCCTCATCGGTATACCTTGAGATGCTTTGAACAGAGCTTGCAACAGAAGAGTTCGTGCTGCTTCCTCATGTGCTGCTCCAGCTCCTCAAACTTTGAGAAAACTTTAGGCTCCGAGCAGCGGACGCACTCTGGCAACAGCAGATgcctggaggaaaaaaagaaagaagcacacCATGAGATAACCCAAtcagagcaaaacaaacaatgcaaaaGAGCTCCTTGTTACATAGGAAAATGATATGGACAATACATTTGATAAAGATTTGAAAAGCAAAAGCAATGTctaaaatgcacaaatacatttgcaaCGTTTCAGTGAGGATTCTATTTacagcttaaaaaacaaaatatgacagAAGATTTTtacgtttttctttttaagcttTTGTCCTTGTTGATACGACTGACCATAAAAATAATGGACAATGTGTCAATTGTCTAAATTACTCAAAATCCTACTAATTGTCATTGTGTAAAAAATAGCAGGCTGCTTTCTCATTACAAGTTTtcaaaagtgttaaaaaaaacaagctggaTTAATATAACAAATGCTGTATTGAAATCTACAGAATGCAAAACAGGAGGCTTTTCCAAATGTGTAGGGCTTATTTTAGTCCCAGTAGTCCTATGAACAGAGTTATAAATCTTTTCGCTGTGATTTATTTAGCACGCTGAGTGGAAAAAAGATGCTtctctgacattttaaacatgtgtgtAGCTTTCCATCCTACAATAATAAGCTGGTTATTAATCTATTTGCACtgttaaagcattttttttcaatcaaacacagaCCTATCCATGTTGGTGACTGTGTTTCTGTTAAGCCCTTACTTAGATTttagctacttttttttttttaaaggctattGGGAATAAATGAACAGACACTGGTTGAGTCCCTGTTGATTGTAGTTGCGATACTTTTGACAGATTACATTTCTAGAGTCACTAGAAAACGAAATCATGACGTATGGAGCAGAGCAGTACCTGTACTGGGCATAAATCCTTTCATCACCGAAATAGATATCATGCTTCTTCTCGCAGGTGAACAGCTGGTAGGGCAGACTCGAGAAGGCGTCcacttttttaacaaacacCACCTGAGAACAACAGGAGAGTCAGACCATAAGAATGCTGAACTTCATAGGATGAACAAAGCTAGTGTGCAGGgcagtgaaaaaaacaagattttttatTCATGAGTACTGCATGGGTGGTGGCATATGGGGAAGCATTTACCTGACAGTTCAGAAACGCTTTAAAGATCAAGCAGTTCAACAAAAGGTTGGCAAGCACAAGTCTAGCTGTAACTATTTTTGACACTGAACTTTGAATATTTAacataaaacatatattttccAATGATGACCGCACACGCGCTAcattacaataataataataataataataatatctttatttatatagcacctttaaaaacaaatgtttacaaagtgctgtgacagacagagcaaatacagcaataacaacaacagaacagagatcaacagagagggcaaaattgtaaaaaatgCAAATGACAGGAATGATATGGAgtcaacaggcaggtatggagaggcagttcagtacagtgaaggaaaatttgtttaaaatcaaccaggagagaacaaaattaaaattgagggagagcgggacgacatcacatcacaggctgtaaacacagaatgaagataaaaagaagggataaacgggacattggttaaatgaataaagcaacagagagatgaagagttaaaagataaaaggaggaggaatttaaaaagactaagagcagtttttttgtcttgttctctttgttttctttcttttatttctcctttgagtcttcttcactttcttttaatttaatttattttgtaattattattatttaatataacTAACTTATTTGTTTGCCCTTCCTTAAGATGTTAAATATCgtagagaaagggaagaaaCCCTTGATGGAGGGAAACATTTATGAATTCATGTCATACAGATCCAAGCTACCCCAGTTTTACTTCAAGCtacttttaaacaaaatgtaaaacatgtttatgtattgtaagtgttatttttatttttattttttttgaattttcaCATCACTGGGGGACACAACCTTTTTGACACCACaccacttttaaaaatgtaaaatactgtcatctttatgttgaatataaaacatgtgTACTGCATgttaagacatgatgacaataaaaagtaatacaaaaaaaaagagcagtaaaatgaatacaggaagggatacatataaaggctaaaacatttaaagaagaggaagataaaaaagggttaaaagcaacaaaatgaataaaaggaaGGGATAGACCTTTAAAGGGAGAAATCACTTAAAAGCAAGTTTATAAAAGTGAGTTGTAAGAAGTTATTTAAATGAGGGTGTATTGGCAGATATTGACGACCTGATAGGACACTGACCAGCCAGGTTGAGCAAGTTGGCTGAAGTCCATTTAGCCAGCTGTCTACACAGTCCCCTGTACCTGAGAATAaagccccccctccccgccaATAAATAAGGTACTGACAGCCAGACAGACACGCATTATGCCCAAATAGGTCCAGCACCTGAATAGAAGTCGTATGAAAACCTGCTTTGACAACAGGTTTCTCTGCTTTGACAGTTCAGTGAATAACAAAACCACACCGCATTgaacattaaatataattaaagaAACCAGAAACAAGCAAATCCATTGAACTCGAGATCAGACAGACGAACTAACCAGCGAGGCTACATTGACGGACCCGCTAATGGTAGCTTTAACTGCCTTTGCCAAGCTACTGACAGCGAGATACGCAGCCTAAGCAGTCGGTAGACACTTCTTATGACTTGTCGTGTTTATtggatatgtattttatttattatgaattCCGCTTTCGTTCTCATTTTCTATCACAGCGCGCCTAGGACAAGCGCGGCCTAGTTAGCAACACCGAAGGCGACATCCCCGAGCCACAGTAGCGATGGAATGCCCACCTTGTCGAGCTCCTCCCGGCAAACGGCGCAGTACTTCTGGTCGCACAGCACTCTCATCTTGGTGGAGCAGCGGTAGCAAACCGGATGGTCGCATTTTCCTAAGGCGAAGATGTCAACTTCTTGGCAACACAGGACGCAGtgcttctctgtttctttgGTGCTCGTTGAATCCATGATGGTGTTAAAGGCACAACACAACTTCAGCACTGTCCGTTAGCAGGGAGAGTCAAAGCCGCTGAGTTGCTTACGTAATTATGATAGGCTGGGCTACTGTCACGTTACGTAACTGCTGTACCGCTGATGTGTACAGCATGAGGATGGACCGTCTCACATCCGGTTCGCCACTGCTTACACCTATCCAGCAACATGTGTATTAGCAGTCTCTTACGACTGATCCACGTGTGTGACCAAGGTGTGTGCAGGACACCGGGCCGAGTGTAAAGGCTGGGTTATTCATTATAaaagaaactgtaatttaagAATTATTAACTTGTTCCTTAAAGTAAGAGAAAAAATGATGTGTACTGCAAATAATGCAGAATTTTGGGAGAGGAGAACGTTTGTTGAAAGATATTCGTTTTAGCTCTGTTAATTATTAATTCATTAACTACTAATACTTGgtgaaatgacttttttttccttctcaaaATAGTTATCCCATAAGATTGAGATATTCAGTATTTAGGGTAAAGTTTCCAATCAATATGAGAATCAGTAGCTTTGTCTCcatgtgtcttttaatgtccaacaatgtattttcttgtaaatttttaTGTTTGGCTCGTTGTTTGTGTAAAACTCTGTAAATTTCTCTgatgcctgtcttggccaggacactcttggaaaaatagtttatttctgcttaaataaaggttaaataagaaaataaaaaatgtgttggattggattggtaaaaaaatgtattgttattaTACTCTCCCATTCCTGAGACTGTTTACTATTGTTAACCCCC
This Labrus bergylta chromosome 16, fLabBer1.1, whole genome shotgun sequence DNA region includes the following protein-coding sequences:
- the znf598 gene encoding E3 ubiquitin-protein ligase ZNF598 produces the protein MDSTSTKETEKHCVLCCQEVDIFALGKCDHPVCYRCSTKMRVLCDQKYCAVCREELDKVVFVKKVDAFSSLPYQLFTCEKKHDIYFGDERIYAQYRHLLLPECVRCSEPKVFSKFEELEQHMRKQHELFCCKLCSKHLKIFSHERKWYNRKELARHRAHGDPDDTSHRGHPLCKFCDDRYLDNDELLKHLRRDHYFCHFCDADGSQEYYSDYPYLSDHFRESHYLCEEGRCATEQFTHAFRSEIDYKAHKAAAHSKNRAEARQNRHIDLQFNYAPRQQRRNDGMVTGEDYEEMRQNRGGRGARLQGGQKSWRYSREEEDRELAAARRASMAMRRQEERAAMQERSALKHSREERTERPEPEEPRHRTGQIKPTSKPPVRTMKSNNPEEDDFPVLGATAAASIVKPAPAVVTAVQTALKEDDFPSLSAVAVSSPMTPAYSAQPRKTSSFHEEDFPALVSKIRPLKTAAGNKSAWSGHTAVAKPTAQPPPPSRAPTQVPSVSSGPQLLSSSTSSSSRKKKKVGENGKAASTRSPPSSDDDGRGLTQKEFRSVPTMLDISSLLTVKGGNSKPPTATSNTPNPTPSNDPSASKASKKKKTPKNTAAPSTSVSSASGTTQTPSSISVETAAQKENVPEKTWIKPSGTVTAPLTSGLTNGHPEKSTRISKEAVAVKSNPNTDPPLEQEEEFPALIANKPPPGFKTSFPVKSSAPAPSSAVPPPPPGLGVSATKPPPGFTGIPLNSNVVEPAPSAVNIPPKISSSGYLVPEDFHQRNLELIQSIRKYLHNDESKFNEFKNFSAQFRQGVISAAQYHCSCRELLGDDFNRIFNELLVLLPDTSKQQELLTAHGDCKALEKQSGAGGGKKNKNKKNAWMKPTTADNAAAELDCQVCPTCRQVLAPKDFNSHKTLHNRDNEEFPSLQSISRIIS